The proteins below come from a single Gordonia pseudamarae genomic window:
- a CDS encoding MMPL family transporter, with amino-acid sequence MASLLFRLGRFSFRHKWWVIAAWVAAMVLVVSLVSALQPKFSKDFELPGTDSGDAMTTMQQYFPAANEEQEQSSTSILVQAPDGLAEHTAEIDKLVTSLKQLPDLRDAASIVNPLSVPGEASAQVLSEDGKVGLIQVKQTTEVMDLEITDKEAFVDIITEHRVGGLNVEATGSLMSVAEDGGTAEMLGFGVAFIVMIVFFGALVAALIPLITGVFAVVITIMLLTLGTEFLDINESATGIVTMLGIAVSIDYALFIVSRYRSEVARGGSREDAVGRAVGTAGSAVVFAGLTVIIAVVALMVIGLPFVTQMGAGAGIAVGLAVLAAITFIPALLGAFGRFAFTPKIPWIKHAEDSEDTDTNGVRFGRAIVSKPIPFIIAGLALLIVAAIPMSKMELGMSTTTQDENKALALLAEGFGKGINGPLLVTVRNADGDVSAAADKAVAHIKTLDDVANARTLSWVGNGTDPKNPNAGADTALISIIPNSGPSDQETHELMEQIRDYKNEVSAAGGTMHVGGLTAILSDMSDKLDKALIPYLIVVVGLAFLIMVGVFRSLWVPLIGTIGFIFSVVAAFGATVAVFQEGWFGLIDDTMPLLSFLPIFLIGVVFGLAMDYQVFMLTRVREEYIHGMTAKEAIIAGYRHGARVVSSAALIMISVFAAFMLAPDTTSKMLGFAMAIAVFFDAIIIRMIVVPAVIALLGDRAWGLPKWLDKLVVDFDIEGGAVRNNGLENLPGDETSPAKAGAPA; translated from the coding sequence CTCCGGCGACGCGATGACCACCATGCAGCAGTACTTCCCGGCGGCCAACGAGGAGCAGGAGCAGTCCTCCACCAGCATCCTGGTGCAGGCTCCCGACGGCCTCGCCGAACACACCGCCGAGATCGACAAACTCGTCACGAGCCTCAAGCAGTTGCCCGACCTCAGGGACGCGGCGAGCATCGTCAACCCCTTGTCCGTGCCGGGCGAAGCCTCCGCCCAGGTCCTCAGCGAGGACGGCAAGGTGGGCCTGATCCAGGTCAAACAGACCACCGAGGTCATGGACCTGGAGATCACCGACAAAGAGGCATTCGTCGACATCATCACCGAACACCGTGTCGGCGGCCTGAACGTGGAGGCCACCGGCTCGCTGATGTCGGTCGCCGAAGACGGCGGCACCGCCGAGATGCTCGGCTTCGGTGTCGCGTTCATCGTGATGATCGTGTTCTTCGGCGCCCTCGTCGCCGCGCTCATCCCGCTGATCACCGGCGTCTTCGCCGTCGTGATCACCATCATGTTGCTCACGCTGGGCACCGAGTTCCTGGATATCAACGAGTCGGCCACCGGCATCGTCACCATGCTCGGTATCGCCGTGTCCATCGACTACGCGCTCTTCATCGTGTCCCGATACCGAAGCGAGGTCGCGCGCGGTGGGTCCAGAGAGGATGCCGTGGGGCGTGCGGTGGGGACCGCCGGCTCCGCGGTCGTGTTCGCCGGACTCACCGTGATCATCGCCGTCGTCGCGCTGATGGTGATCGGGCTGCCGTTCGTCACCCAGATGGGCGCCGGTGCCGGTATCGCCGTCGGCCTCGCCGTCCTGGCCGCCATCACCTTCATCCCGGCACTGCTCGGCGCGTTCGGCCGCTTCGCGTTCACGCCGAAGATCCCGTGGATCAAGCACGCCGAGGATTCCGAGGACACCGACACCAACGGTGTGCGGTTCGGCCGGGCCATCGTGTCCAAGCCGATTCCGTTCATCATCGCCGGCCTGGCCTTGCTGATCGTCGCCGCCATCCCCATGTCCAAGATGGAACTGGGCATGTCGACGACCACTCAGGACGAGAACAAGGCGCTGGCCCTGCTCGCCGAAGGCTTCGGCAAGGGCATCAACGGCCCCCTGCTGGTGACCGTCCGCAACGCCGACGGTGACGTCTCCGCCGCCGCGGACAAGGCTGTCGCACACATCAAGACGCTCGACGACGTGGCCAACGCCAGAACCCTCAGCTGGGTGGGCAACGGCACCGATCCGAAGAACCCGAACGCGGGCGCCGACACCGCACTGATCTCGATCATCCCCAACAGCGGTCCGTCCGATCAGGAAACACACGAACTGATGGAACAGATCCGCGACTACAAGAACGAGGTCTCGGCGGCGGGCGGCACCATGCACGTCGGCGGTCTGACCGCGATCCTGTCGGACATGTCCGACAAGCTCGACAAGGCGCTGATCCCGTACCTGATCGTCGTGGTCGGCCTGGCCTTCCTGATCATGGTCGGCGTGTTCCGCTCGCTGTGGGTTCCGCTGATCGGCACCATCGGATTCATCTTCTCGGTGGTCGCCGCCTTCGGTGCGACCGTGGCGGTCTTCCAGGAGGGCTGGTTCGGCCTGATCGACGACACGATGCCGCTGTTGTCGTTCCTGCCGATCTTCCTCATCGGTGTGGTGTTCGGTCTGGCCATGGACTACCAGGTGTTCATGCTGACCAGGGTCCGTGAGGAATACATCCACGGTATGACCGCCAAGGAGGCGATCATCGCCGGCTACCGGCACGGTGCCCGCGTGGTGTCCTCGGCCGCGCTCATCATGATCAGCGTGTTCGCCGCGTTCATGCTGGCCCCCGACACCACCTCCAAGATGCTCGGCTTCGCGATGGCCATCGCGGTCTTCTTCGACGCCATCATCATCCGTATGATCGTGGTGCCCGCGGTGATCGCGCTGCTCGGAGACCGGGCGTGGGGCCTGCCCAAGTGGCTGGACAAGCTGGTCGTCGACTTCGACATCGAGGGCGGCGCGGTGCGCAACAACGGGCTGGAGAACCTCCCCGGTGACGAGACGTCGCCGGCGAAGGCCGGAGCTCCCGCATAG